DNA sequence from the Candidatus Zixiibacteriota bacterium genome:
CCTTTCTGATAAAAGAGCCAATCACGCTCTGGCTGATTCTCGGAGCGCTTTTTATCGTGGCAGCCGTTTATGTTTCGGAGCGATTCGGAAAGACAGTAAAGTCACCGTCGCCGGTTGATGTATGATTAATTTCCTTCTGCTTCTGGCTGTCATTTTCTGGGGTCTGTCGTTTGTTGCCACCAAGATGGCCCTTCAGTATCTGAGTCCTCTTGAAATCATCGCCCTGCGGCTTCTGCTCGGCGCGCCGGTACTATATCTGATAGTCATGGCAAAGAAAATTGATATCTCTTTCAAAAAGAATGACATTGCGATTCTGCTGATAACTTCTATTGTATTGGCGGTTCATTTCCTGATTCAAGCCTTTGGGCTGATTTATACCAGCGCCACTAACACCGGATGGCTTATCGCTACCATTCCGGTTTTTATCGCCATTCTCTCTCGGCTCTTTCTGAAAGAAAAAGTCAGCCCGGTCAAACTGCTGGGGATTTTGATTGCCACTGTCGGCGCTCTCTTTCTTATTTCCAAAGGGAAACTGACGACATTGGACTGGTTGAAGTCTGTCGGGGACTGGCTGATATTGTCAAGCTGCGTCACCTGGGCTATTTACACAATTATCACGCGCGATTTGACCCGCCGCTATCATCCTCTGGCTGTCACCCTTGCCATCCTTATTATTCCGGCGCTTCTCCTCAATGCCTATTGCGCCTATACGACTCCGATTTCAAAGTTGCTCGAACTCCCCTTGAAGATAATAGGGGCGCTGGTATTTCTGGGGGTATTCTGCCTTGGCTTGGCGCAATGGGTCTGGCTGGAGGGGCTGGCGCGCAAATCGGCGACCGAGGTGGGGGTCTTTCTATATATTGAGCCGATAGTAACGACTCTCGGCGCGATACCAATTCTGGGGGAAAGCATAAACCTTTTCGGCATCGTCGGAGCGCTGCTGATTTTACTCGGGGTTTATCTGGTGCAGAGAAGATAAACGGCGTTGGCGAGGTGGCGGGAATCTGAATGTACTTGCCACTGGATTATCCATTCTCTATATTGACATCGATATGTGGGACTATGTATCAAATATTACCCGGTACATCGACAAAGTAATTCCAATAAAAATATTGATTCAAATAGGTTCAGAAAGGTATGCATATGTCTGAAGAACCAGTGGGATGCGGCAAACCGACCGGGAAACTTCTCGGCGAGCCGCCCGTCAGTAAATCAGCCAAAATTAGTGAAACAATAGTTATGGAGGAGACAATACCGATGGTCCGTGTCGGAGGCAAAGCGCCCGATTTCGAAGCCCCCGCCTATCACAGGGGGAAATTTGTCAATGTGAAACTGTCTGACTATGCCGGGAAATGGGTCCTGGTCTGTTTCTATCCCGGCGATTTCACCTTTGTCTGACCGACCGAATTATCGGCGGTCGCCGGTAAGTACGATGAA
Encoded proteins:
- a CDS encoding DMT family transporter encodes the protein MINFLLLLAVIFWGLSFVATKMALQYLSPLEIIALRLLLGAPVLYLIVMAKKIDISFKKNDIAILLITSIVLAVHFLIQAFGLIYTSATNTGWLIATIPVFIAILSRLFLKEKVSPVKLLGILIATVGALFLISKGKLTTLDWLKSVGDWLILSSCVTWAIYTIITRDLTRRYHPLAVTLAILIIPALLLNAYCAYTTPISKLLELPLKIIGALVFLGVFCLGLAQWVWLEGLARKSATEVGVFLYIEPIVTTLGAIPILGESINLFGIVGALLILLGVYLVQRR